The genome window GGGCTTCAAGTGTCCGGACGGCGGCGTCGCTTGCTTCATCGCGGACGATATCGGTAATCGCCAGGTCAAACCCCTTGGCGGCCAATGCTCTGGCGATACCAAGCCCGATGCCACGCCGGGCTCCTGTGACGAGGGCGACGGGCTTCATTGAGCAAGATCCTTTGACACAATGTGATCGGCTACTCGTAGTGCCTGCGCTGCGATAGTAAGTGCCGGATTGACGGCCGCGGACGTTGGCAGGAAAGCGGCATCGACGACGAACAGATTGGGGTGATCAAAGGCACGGCAATAGATATCGAGTGGTGCCTGCGCAGGATCAATCCCCATGCGGACCGTGCCGCATTGATGGGATGGTGTCTTGCGATCGAAAGCCTTGGAGAGAACCAGCGGAAATCCTGCCGCACGCAACACAGACTTGATCTGCGCCACCAGCTTCTGGTGTGCCGGCCAGTTGCTGCGAATCCATTGTAGAATGATTTTGTCGCCATCGACGCGAACGCGACTTTCCGGCTTTGGCACGTCTTCGCTAATCGCCAGGAAATCCACGGTGTGGGCGCAGAACCGATCAAGCACCCATTCCGGAACGAGCTTGAGGTCGGATTTCAGGACCGGTCCACTGATACGTCCGAGCAGTTGAACGTTGCCAAGCGGTGCACCGCCCTTTCCATCGGACAGGTAAAAGTCATTGAAGCCAAAGGTCTTCTGGTAGATGGAATCGTTCCTGAAGCGGTGATCGAAGCCGATAACCGCCGACAGGTTATGGTTCATGAAATTGCGCCCGACCTGATCGGAACGATTGGCAAGCCCGCCGGGATTGGCACCATTGGCCGAGCGCAGCAGCAAAACCGCAGACTGAACTGCGCCAGCGGAAAGAATGACAAGTTTCGGTTTTATAACAAAGCGTGTGCCGTCTTTCTCGTAATGCACCGCTGTAATGGTCTTGCCATCGGGCGCGGTTTCGAGCCGTGTAACGCGCGAATTGGTCTGGAGCTGGACATTCCTGTGTTTCAGCGCCGCTGCGAGCGCGGTGGTCTCGGCATCCATCTTGCCATTGAAGCTATTGGGATGCGCATCCCATGGCGTTTGGCCGTGCAGCAGCCACGTGTCGATGTCGACGCCCAGCGGCAAGGAGGAAGGGTGGACGCCGACGGCGTTCAGCCGCTTACGCAAAGCGCCAATGGGCGCTTCATCGGGAACAGCCGGAAACTCATATGGTGTCGAGTGGTGCGGTTCCGTTGGATCTTCGCCCAATGTCCCGCGAACCTGAAACAGCCTCTCCGCCTTGCCATACCACGGCTCAAGTTCCTCATAGGCAAAGGGCCACGCAGGAGACACACCCTCCAGATGCTGCATCTCCTCAAAATCCTCGGCGCGGTAGCGTGTCAACACCGCCCCGTAAAATTTCGAATTGCCGCCGACATTGTAATAATTGCCAGGATTGAAGGGTGCCCCAGTCTCGTCGTACCAGCTTTCCTTGGGGCGGAAGAAACCCTGCTGAAAGATTGCGCGCGGATCACGATTTTCGGGACGATCGGCCAGATGGTCGCCCGCCTCGAGGATAAGAATATCTGCTTCCGATGCCGCAAGCCCGGCGGCCATGGCAGAGCCCCCTATCCCCGAGCCAATGATGACGATATCTGCGGCTGTACGCGGTTGCAGGTTGGGGTTCATGATGGTCGATCGTTCAGGCGTCGATGCGCAATTGCGATTGCGTATCGAAGAACACGGCCTTGTCCAGATTGAAGGCAAGCTGCGTCTTCTGTCCCGCAACGATAGGTGCATCCGCACGCAGACGGGCAACGACTTCCTTGCCTCCCAGCTTGGTCACGGCAAAAGTGTCGGATCCCGCCGGTTCAACCACTTCGATCAGGCATTCGCCTTCCACAAGTGATCCCGCATTGCGGTCCGCGCCATCGGGATCGGTTAGGGCCTCGGGGCGAATGCCAAAAATCACGTCCTTGCCCGCATACCCGGCAAGCGCACTGTTGGTTTTCTTGATCGGCAAGCGCAGAGGCGTTGCGTCGGGCCGTTCGAGCACAACGTGCAGATCGGACGGACCGCTTTCAATCTTGGCTTTCAACAGGTTCATCGCGGGCGAGCCCATGAAATCAGCGACGAAGAGATTGGTCGGATTGTTATAAATCTCCGCAGGTGTGCCGAATTGCTGAAGCACACCATCCTTGAGCACCGCGATCTTGCTGGCCAGCGTCATCGCTTCAATCTGATCGTGCGTCACATAGACGATGGTCGTCTTCATACGTTGATGCAGGCGTTTGATTTCCGTTCGCATGTCGACGCGCAACTTGGCGTCGAGATTGGACAGCGGCTCGTCAAACAGGAACACCTGCGGGTTGCGCACAAGCGCGCGGCCCATGGCGACGCGCTGACGCTGGCCGCCGGAGAGCTGGCTCGGCTTGCGATCAAGCAGATGGCCGATCTGCAGCATGTCGGCGACCTGTTTGATCGCCTTGTCGCGCTCGGGTTTCGGAACACCGCGGATTTCCATGCCGAAGGCAATATTCCCGCCAACGGTCATGTTCGGGTAGAGCGCATAGGACTGGAACACCATGGCGATGTCGCGCTTGGAAGGATGCAGCCCACTGATCGACTTGCCCTTGATAGAGATATCACCGGAGGTGATCGGCTCCAGTCC of Phyllobacterium zundukense contains these proteins:
- a CDS encoding ABC transporter ATP-binding protein, which encodes MSFLQIKDLHKSYGNVPILKDINIEIDEGGFLVLVGPSGCGKSTLLNTIAGLEPITSGDISIKGKSISGLHPSKRDIAMVFQSYALYPNMTVGGNIAFGMEIRGVPKPERDKAIKQVADMLQIGHLLDRKPSQLSGGQRQRVAMGRALVRNPQVFLFDEPLSNLDAKLRVDMRTEIKRLHQRMKTTIVYVTHDQIEAMTLASKIAVLKDGVLQQFGTPAEIYNNPTNLFVADFMGSPAMNLLKAKIESGPSDLHVVLERPDATPLRLPIKKTNSALAGYAGKDVIFGIRPEALTDPDGADRNAGSLVEGECLIEVVEPAGSDTFAVTKLGGKEVVARLRADAPIVAGQKTQLAFNLDKAVFFDTQSQLRIDA
- a CDS encoding GMC oxidoreductase, coding for MNPNLQPRTAADIVIIGSGIGGSAMAAGLAASEADILILEAGDHLADRPENRDPRAIFQQGFFRPKESWYDETGAPFNPGNYYNVGGNSKFYGAVLTRYRAEDFEEMQHLEGVSPAWPFAYEELEPWYGKAERLFQVRGTLGEDPTEPHHSTPYEFPAVPDEAPIGALRKRLNAVGVHPSSLPLGVDIDTWLLHGQTPWDAHPNSFNGKMDAETTALAAALKHRNVQLQTNSRVTRLETAPDGKTITAVHYEKDGTRFVIKPKLVILSAGAVQSAVLLLRSANGANPGGLANRSDQVGRNFMNHNLSAVIGFDHRFRNDSIYQKTFGFNDFYLSDGKGGAPLGNVQLLGRISGPVLKSDLKLVPEWVLDRFCAHTVDFLAISEDVPKPESRVRVDGDKIILQWIRSNWPAHQKLVAQIKSVLRAAGFPLVLSKAFDRKTPSHQCGTVRMGIDPAQAPLDIYCRAFDHPNLFVVDAAFLPTSAAVNPALTIAAQALRVADHIVSKDLAQ